The following are encoded in a window of Thunnus albacares chromosome 17, fThuAlb1.1, whole genome shotgun sequence genomic DNA:
- the plppr2a gene encoding phospholipid phosphatase-related protein type 2a isoform X5, with the protein MAMEDKPGVKSSSSIVPCFLFVELVIMAGTVLLAYYFEYTDTFPVHIQGFFCYDKTFSKPYLGPDDTSKIPPVLIYSLVTAIPTLTILVGELCAFFTKAEGTQEKTIVTADCCYFNPLLRRIIRFLGVYAFGLFTTTIFANAGQVVTGNQTPHFLSACRPNYTALGCQSTMQYITERRACTGNPLIVMSARKSFPSKDAALSVYSAVYTVMYVTLVFKTKGTRLTKPTISLTLLCLAMIVGVVRVAEYRNHWADVLAGFFTGGAIAVFLVTCVINNFQQMQPSPPPPRPYRPESVLGMPMVTLPCVESPLEKH; encoded by the exons CTGGTGATCATGGCTGGGACGGTTCTGCTGGCTTACTACTTTGAGTACACGGACACCTTCCCTGTGCACATCCAGGGCTTCTTCTGCTACGACAAGACCTTCTCCAAGCCCTACCTGGGTCCAGACGACACCAGCAAGATCCCCCCTGTGCTCATCTACTCGCTCGTCACAGCCATTCCCACCCTCACG ATTCTTGTTGGAGAGTTGTGTGCCTTCTTCACCAAGGCAGAGGGAACCCAGGAGAAGACCATCGTCACCGCAGACTGCTGCTACTTCAACCCCCTACTGAGACGCATAATACGCTTCCTAG GTGTCTACGCCTTTGGCCTGTTCACTACCACCATTTTCGCTAATGCTGGCCAGGTGGTGACAGGAAACCAGACGCCACACTTCCTGTCTGCCTGCCGACCAAACTACACAGCGTTAGGCTGCCAGTCCACCATGCAGTACATCACAGAGCGCCGCGCCTGCACTGGCAACCCGCTGATTGTCATGTCTGCACGTAAATCCTTCCCATCCAAGGATGCAGCACTCAGCGTCTACTCGGCAGTGTACACAGTG ATGTACGTGACGCTGGTGTTCAAGACCAAAGGCACGCGGCTAACCAAGCCCACCATCAGCCTCACCCTGCTCTGCTTGGCCATGATAGTAGGTGTGGTCAGGGTGGCTGAGTACCGCAACCACTGGGCTGACGTCCTGGCGGGATTCTTCACTGGAGGAGCCATCGCTGTGTTTTTG GTGACTTGTGTGATTAACAACTTCCAGCAGATGCAGCCCAGTCCTCCTCCACCGCGACCCTATCGCCCTGAGTCCGTGCTGGGAATGCCCATGGTGACGCTGCCCTGTGTGGAGAGTCCACTCGAAAA
- the plppr2a gene encoding phospholipid phosphatase-related protein type 2a isoform X4, translated as MAMEDKPGVKSSSSIVPCFLFVELVIMAGTVLLAYYFEYTDTFPVHIQGFFCYDKTFSKPYLGPDDTSKIPPVLIYSLVTAIPTLTILVGELCAFFTKAEGTQEKTIVTADCCYFNPLLRRIIRFLGVYAFGLFTTTIFANAGQVVTGNQTPHFLSACRPNYTALGCQSTMQYITERRACTGNPLIVMSARKSFPSKDAALSVYSAVYTVMYVTLVFKTKGTRLTKPTISLTLLCLAMIVGVVRVAEYRNHWADVLAGFFTGGAIAVFLVTCVINNFQQMQPSPPPPRPYRPESVLGMPMVTLPCVESPLEKLSGPQTPRGSPFTEIT; from the exons CTGGTGATCATGGCTGGGACGGTTCTGCTGGCTTACTACTTTGAGTACACGGACACCTTCCCTGTGCACATCCAGGGCTTCTTCTGCTACGACAAGACCTTCTCCAAGCCCTACCTGGGTCCAGACGACACCAGCAAGATCCCCCCTGTGCTCATCTACTCGCTCGTCACAGCCATTCCCACCCTCACG ATTCTTGTTGGAGAGTTGTGTGCCTTCTTCACCAAGGCAGAGGGAACCCAGGAGAAGACCATCGTCACCGCAGACTGCTGCTACTTCAACCCCCTACTGAGACGCATAATACGCTTCCTAG GTGTCTACGCCTTTGGCCTGTTCACTACCACCATTTTCGCTAATGCTGGCCAGGTGGTGACAGGAAACCAGACGCCACACTTCCTGTCTGCCTGCCGACCAAACTACACAGCGTTAGGCTGCCAGTCCACCATGCAGTACATCACAGAGCGCCGCGCCTGCACTGGCAACCCGCTGATTGTCATGTCTGCACGTAAATCCTTCCCATCCAAGGATGCAGCACTCAGCGTCTACTCGGCAGTGTACACAGTG ATGTACGTGACGCTGGTGTTCAAGACCAAAGGCACGCGGCTAACCAAGCCCACCATCAGCCTCACCCTGCTCTGCTTGGCCATGATAGTAGGTGTGGTCAGGGTGGCTGAGTACCGCAACCACTGGGCTGACGTCCTGGCGGGATTCTTCACTGGAGGAGCCATCGCTGTGTTTTTG GTGACTTGTGTGATTAACAACTTCCAGCAGATGCAGCCCAGTCCTCCTCCACCGCGACCCTATCGCCCTGAGTCCGTGCTGGGAATGCCCATGGTGACGCTGCCCTGTGTGGAGAGTCCACTCGAAAAGTTAAGTGGCCCTCAG ACTCCGCGGGGATCTCCATTCACCGAGATCACATGA
- the plppr2a gene encoding phospholipid phosphatase-related protein type 2a isoform X2 yields MAMEDKPGVKSSSSIVPCFLFVELVIMAGTVLLAYYFEYTDTFPVHIQGFFCYDKTFSKPYLGPDDTSKIPPVLIYSLVTAIPTLTILVGELCAFFTKAEGTQEKTIVTADCCYFNPLLRRIIRFLGVYAFGLFTTTIFANAGQVVTGNQTPHFLSACRPNYTALGCQSTMQYITERRACTGNPLIVMSARKSFPSKDAALSVYSAVYTVMYVTLVFKTKGTRLTKPTISLTLLCLAMIVGVVRVAEYRNHWADVLAGFFTGGAIAVFLVTCVINNFQQMQPSPPPPRPYRPESVLGMPMVTLPCVESPLEKLSGPQHPALSSSSPPYNAYVQPF; encoded by the exons CTGGTGATCATGGCTGGGACGGTTCTGCTGGCTTACTACTTTGAGTACACGGACACCTTCCCTGTGCACATCCAGGGCTTCTTCTGCTACGACAAGACCTTCTCCAAGCCCTACCTGGGTCCAGACGACACCAGCAAGATCCCCCCTGTGCTCATCTACTCGCTCGTCACAGCCATTCCCACCCTCACG ATTCTTGTTGGAGAGTTGTGTGCCTTCTTCACCAAGGCAGAGGGAACCCAGGAGAAGACCATCGTCACCGCAGACTGCTGCTACTTCAACCCCCTACTGAGACGCATAATACGCTTCCTAG GTGTCTACGCCTTTGGCCTGTTCACTACCACCATTTTCGCTAATGCTGGCCAGGTGGTGACAGGAAACCAGACGCCACACTTCCTGTCTGCCTGCCGACCAAACTACACAGCGTTAGGCTGCCAGTCCACCATGCAGTACATCACAGAGCGCCGCGCCTGCACTGGCAACCCGCTGATTGTCATGTCTGCACGTAAATCCTTCCCATCCAAGGATGCAGCACTCAGCGTCTACTCGGCAGTGTACACAGTG ATGTACGTGACGCTGGTGTTCAAGACCAAAGGCACGCGGCTAACCAAGCCCACCATCAGCCTCACCCTGCTCTGCTTGGCCATGATAGTAGGTGTGGTCAGGGTGGCTGAGTACCGCAACCACTGGGCTGACGTCCTGGCGGGATTCTTCACTGGAGGAGCCATCGCTGTGTTTTTG GTGACTTGTGTGATTAACAACTTCCAGCAGATGCAGCCCAGTCCTCCTCCACCGCGACCCTATCGCCCTGAGTCCGTGCTGGGAATGCCCATGGTGACGCTGCCCTGTGTGGAGAGTCCACTCGAAAAGTTAAGTGGCCCTCAG CATCCCGcactttcctcctcctccccacctTACAACGCCTACGTTCAACCATTCTAA
- the plppr2a gene encoding phospholipid phosphatase-related protein type 2a isoform X1: MAMEDKPGVKSSSSIVPCFLFVELVIMAGTVLLAYYFEYTDTFPVHIQGFFCYDKTFSKPYLGPDDTSKIPPVLIYSLVTAIPTLTILVGELCAFFTKAEGTQEKTIVTADCCYFNPLLRRIIRFLGVYAFGLFTTTIFANAGQVVTGNQTPHFLSACRPNYTALGCQSTMQYITERRACTGNPLIVMSARKSFPSKDAALSVYSAVYTVMYVTLVFKTKGTRLTKPTISLTLLCLAMIVGVVRVAEYRNHWADVLAGFFTGGAIAVFLVTCVINNFQQMQPSPPPPRPYRPESVLGMPMVTLPCVESPLEKLRGDLHSPRSHDHQPYRFPATPDVLIPSRSISSEV, encoded by the exons CTGGTGATCATGGCTGGGACGGTTCTGCTGGCTTACTACTTTGAGTACACGGACACCTTCCCTGTGCACATCCAGGGCTTCTTCTGCTACGACAAGACCTTCTCCAAGCCCTACCTGGGTCCAGACGACACCAGCAAGATCCCCCCTGTGCTCATCTACTCGCTCGTCACAGCCATTCCCACCCTCACG ATTCTTGTTGGAGAGTTGTGTGCCTTCTTCACCAAGGCAGAGGGAACCCAGGAGAAGACCATCGTCACCGCAGACTGCTGCTACTTCAACCCCCTACTGAGACGCATAATACGCTTCCTAG GTGTCTACGCCTTTGGCCTGTTCACTACCACCATTTTCGCTAATGCTGGCCAGGTGGTGACAGGAAACCAGACGCCACACTTCCTGTCTGCCTGCCGACCAAACTACACAGCGTTAGGCTGCCAGTCCACCATGCAGTACATCACAGAGCGCCGCGCCTGCACTGGCAACCCGCTGATTGTCATGTCTGCACGTAAATCCTTCCCATCCAAGGATGCAGCACTCAGCGTCTACTCGGCAGTGTACACAGTG ATGTACGTGACGCTGGTGTTCAAGACCAAAGGCACGCGGCTAACCAAGCCCACCATCAGCCTCACCCTGCTCTGCTTGGCCATGATAGTAGGTGTGGTCAGGGTGGCTGAGTACCGCAACCACTGGGCTGACGTCCTGGCGGGATTCTTCACTGGAGGAGCCATCGCTGTGTTTTTG GTGACTTGTGTGATTAACAACTTCCAGCAGATGCAGCCCAGTCCTCCTCCACCGCGACCCTATCGCCCTGAGTCCGTGCTGGGAATGCCCATGGTGACGCTGCCCTGTGTGGAGAGTCCACTCGAAAA ACTCCGCGGGGATCTCCATTCACCGAGATCACATGACCATCAGCCCTATCGGTTCCCCGCCACCCCCGATGTCCTCATACCGTCTCGCTCCATTTCCAGCGAAGTCTAG
- the plppr2a gene encoding phospholipid phosphatase-related protein type 2a isoform X3 has product MAMEDKPGVKSSSSIVPCFLFVELVIMAGTVLLAYYFEYTDTFPVHIQGFFCYDKTFSKPYLGPDDTSKIPPVLIYSLVTAIPTLTILVGELCAFFTKAEGTQEKTIVTADCCYFNPLLRRIIRFLGVYAFGLFTTTIFANAGQVVTGNQTPHFLSACRPNYTALGCQSTMQYITERRACTGNPLIVMSARKSFPSKDAALSVYSAVYTVMYVTLVFKTKGTRLTKPTISLTLLCLAMIVGVVRVAEYRNHWADVLAGFFTGGAIAVFLVTCVINNFQQMQPSPPPPRPYRPESVLGMPMVTLPCVESPLENIPHFPPPPHLTTPTFNHSNRL; this is encoded by the exons CTGGTGATCATGGCTGGGACGGTTCTGCTGGCTTACTACTTTGAGTACACGGACACCTTCCCTGTGCACATCCAGGGCTTCTTCTGCTACGACAAGACCTTCTCCAAGCCCTACCTGGGTCCAGACGACACCAGCAAGATCCCCCCTGTGCTCATCTACTCGCTCGTCACAGCCATTCCCACCCTCACG ATTCTTGTTGGAGAGTTGTGTGCCTTCTTCACCAAGGCAGAGGGAACCCAGGAGAAGACCATCGTCACCGCAGACTGCTGCTACTTCAACCCCCTACTGAGACGCATAATACGCTTCCTAG GTGTCTACGCCTTTGGCCTGTTCACTACCACCATTTTCGCTAATGCTGGCCAGGTGGTGACAGGAAACCAGACGCCACACTTCCTGTCTGCCTGCCGACCAAACTACACAGCGTTAGGCTGCCAGTCCACCATGCAGTACATCACAGAGCGCCGCGCCTGCACTGGCAACCCGCTGATTGTCATGTCTGCACGTAAATCCTTCCCATCCAAGGATGCAGCACTCAGCGTCTACTCGGCAGTGTACACAGTG ATGTACGTGACGCTGGTGTTCAAGACCAAAGGCACGCGGCTAACCAAGCCCACCATCAGCCTCACCCTGCTCTGCTTGGCCATGATAGTAGGTGTGGTCAGGGTGGCTGAGTACCGCAACCACTGGGCTGACGTCCTGGCGGGATTCTTCACTGGAGGAGCCATCGCTGTGTTTTTG GTGACTTGTGTGATTAACAACTTCCAGCAGATGCAGCCCAGTCCTCCTCCACCGCGACCCTATCGCCCTGAGTCCGTGCTGGGAATGCCCATGGTGACGCTGCCCTGTGTGGAGAGTCCACTCGAAAA CATCCCGcactttcctcctcctccccacctTACAACGCCTACGTTCAACCATTCTAACCGACTTTAA